One segment of Candidatus Melainabacteria bacterium DNA contains the following:
- the kaiC gene encoding circadian clock protein KaiC, with the protein MTVFTTAFEKLETGIEGLDQISYGGLPKGRATLVAGTAGSAKTVLAIQFLAMGITKFQQPAVFVTFEESPADLRRNVSGFRWDISEWEKHNLWSFVDASPVKDQHAHISGEFDFGGLLARIKHAVKETSAKRLVLDSIGAVFSQFDSAAIVRRELYSLAETLKDMGVTSVVTTERANDFGEISRFGVEEFVADNVILLRNILEEEKRRRTIEILKFRGTNHQKGEVPFTVIDEHGVALLPLSSMELTQKSSTKRISSGIETLDSMCGGGFFQDSIILISGATGTGKSLTTSHFVNSDRDGDRSLLFGFEESRDQLIRNAAGWGMDFAERERQGKLKIVCQYPEIAALEDHLIQIQEEIEHFKPTRVAIDSLSALERISVVKNFREFVLSLTEILKRREIAGFFTSTTPSLLGGQSVTEAHISTITDSIILLRYVEMFGEMKRGITVLKMRGSRHDKNIREFIIDNEGMDIGKPFANVTGILSGSPVHLNKHELKRIETMFDAQQST; encoded by the coding sequence ATGACAGTTTTTACAACAGCTTTTGAGAAATTAGAAACAGGAATCGAAGGTCTCGACCAGATTTCATACGGTGGACTGCCCAAGGGAAGGGCCACTCTAGTTGCTGGAACCGCGGGCAGTGCCAAAACAGTGCTTGCAATCCAGTTTCTCGCCATGGGTATCACTAAATTTCAACAACCCGCAGTCTTCGTAACTTTCGAAGAATCACCTGCAGATCTTCGACGCAACGTATCGGGATTCCGATGGGACATTTCTGAATGGGAAAAGCACAATCTCTGGTCGTTTGTCGACGCATCGCCTGTGAAGGACCAGCATGCTCATATCTCTGGCGAGTTCGACTTCGGCGGTCTGCTGGCTAGAATCAAACATGCAGTCAAAGAAACAAGTGCCAAAAGACTCGTGCTGGATTCTATCGGAGCGGTATTCTCGCAATTCGACTCAGCAGCCATCGTGCGGCGTGAGCTATATTCACTTGCTGAAACCCTGAAAGATATGGGAGTCACTTCGGTTGTAACTACCGAGCGCGCGAATGATTTCGGTGAAATATCAAGATTCGGAGTCGAAGAGTTTGTCGCGGACAACGTCATCCTCCTGCGCAATATTCTGGAAGAGGAAAAGCGTCGCCGCACCATCGAGATATTGAAATTTAGAGGCACCAATCACCAGAAAGGTGAGGTGCCATTTACCGTAATCGACGAACACGGCGTGGCATTGCTGCCGCTCTCTTCGATGGAGCTGACACAAAAATCGTCAACTAAACGAATCAGCTCAGGCATCGAAACTCTAGACTCAATGTGCGGAGGAGGCTTCTTTCAGGACTCGATTATTCTAATTTCGGGAGCTACAGGCACTGGCAAGTCACTCACCACGAGCCACTTCGTGAACAGCGATCGCGACGGAGACAGAAGTCTCTTGTTCGGCTTCGAAGAAAGCCGCGATCAGTTGATAAGAAATGCAGCCGGATGGGGAATGGATTTCGCAGAACGTGAGCGACAGGGTAAGTTAAAGATCGTATGCCAATATCCAGAGATCGCTGCACTTGAAGACCATTTAATCCAGATCCAGGAGGAAATCGAGCACTTCAAACCCACTCGCGTAGCCATCGATAGCCTCTCAGCACTGGAAAGGATCTCTGTAGTTAAAAATTTCCGCGAATTTGTTCTTAGCTTGACAGAAATACTTAAACGCCGTGAAATAGCCGGTTTCTTTACCTCGACCACCCCGTCACTTCTGGGCGGACAATCAGTAACGGAAGCACACATCAGCACCATTACGGATTCGATCATCCTGCTTCGCTATGTTGAGATGTTCGGAGAAATGAAGCGCGGAATCACGGTTCTAAAAATGCGCGGTTCACGACACGACAAGAACATTCGGGAATTCATCATCGACAACGAAGGAATGGATATCGGAAAACCATTTGCAAACGTAACAGGCATCCTGTCGGGCTCACCGGTCCACCTCAACAAACACGAACTGAAGAGAATTGAAACAATGTTTGACGCACAACAGTCAACATAA
- a CDS encoding PAS domain S-box protein has translation MTNTKLAILVIDGCADYADEVQQNLERQTKRSVEVVFEPDLREAVKKMADRHFNVVLAKREILDNKEFPTANLMRQQQSHSIVGMLESRDGKFDAGLTERQLNWNKNRFLDRGKDEVHGGTQDKKTDEVHDGIRAGEKDGDGDAILLEPINKLSDFLVRMPVQPDVLTQLILSNIEKFELKASLQSTEKDLRKIIEKNADSILVVDANGALLYWNAAAQRLFRSSGLVTGEVFGIPLIAGETTELDVVDKSGERIVAEMRVVDIEWSGQAACLASLRDVTQRKLTEELLEAKVKDRTKQLEELNQELRKMYESAENAARVRSQFIANFSHEVRTPLGGIVAASEMLPMADDLEEFRELASSVADSSKQLLSLVESILDFSKLESGAVPVADSDFSLRELFDSVVQSLTKLAAENSTSVTYILADTIPDIVQADAVKIRQVILNLTHNAIKFTKNGYVEIRAELQDSYEQPTLRVTIKDSGIGMTARECETIFQPFVQGNRKIHGRFGGTGLGLSICKQLVEAMHGTINFYSEPEKGSTFWFAIPIKLK, from the coding sequence ATGACTAACACAAAATTGGCAATACTAGTCATAGACGGATGCGCTGATTATGCTGACGAGGTTCAACAGAATCTGGAACGGCAAACGAAGCGAAGTGTAGAAGTTGTCTTCGAACCCGACCTGCGCGAAGCTGTGAAGAAAATGGCTGACCGTCATTTCAATGTCGTTCTGGCTAAGCGAGAGATACTCGATAATAAAGAATTTCCCACTGCGAACTTGATGAGACAACAGCAGTCTCATTCAATCGTTGGCATGCTGGAAAGTAGAGATGGAAAATTTGACGCTGGCCTAACTGAACGGCAATTAAATTGGAATAAAAATCGGTTTCTTGATCGCGGAAAAGACGAAGTCCACGGCGGAACCCAGGATAAGAAAACGGACGAAGTCCACGACGGAATCCGAGCTGGGGAAAAGGATGGAGACGGAGATGCCATCCTGCTCGAGCCGATCAACAAATTGTCCGACTTTCTGGTAAGAATGCCCGTCCAGCCTGATGTGCTAACTCAACTGATACTGAGTAACATTGAGAAGTTCGAGTTGAAGGCTTCCCTGCAAAGCACTGAGAAGGACCTGCGAAAAATCATCGAGAAAAATGCAGACAGCATCCTCGTCGTCGATGCTAATGGCGCACTGCTGTATTGGAATGCAGCAGCCCAGAGACTGTTCCGAAGCTCAGGTCTGGTTACTGGAGAAGTTTTTGGCATTCCGCTTATCGCGGGCGAAACAACCGAACTTGACGTGGTCGACAAATCAGGTGAAAGAATAGTCGCTGAAATGCGCGTTGTCGATATTGAATGGAGCGGTCAAGCTGCTTGTCTCGCCAGCCTTCGTGATGTCACACAAAGAAAGCTAACGGAAGAATTGCTGGAAGCAAAAGTAAAAGATCGCACCAAACAACTTGAAGAACTTAACCAGGAACTGCGCAAGATGTACGAGTCTGCAGAAAACGCTGCCAGAGTTCGCTCGCAATTCATAGCAAACTTCAGCCATGAAGTCAGAACGCCACTGGGCGGCATTGTAGCGGCGTCGGAAATGCTTCCTATGGCTGACGACCTTGAAGAATTTCGAGAACTGGCTAGCTCGGTAGCAGATTCGAGTAAACAGCTTCTCAGCCTGGTGGAATCAATTCTCGACTTTTCAAAACTAGAGTCTGGCGCAGTACCAGTTGCCGACTCAGACTTCAGCCTGCGTGAACTCTTTGACTCGGTTGTTCAAAGTTTAACGAAATTGGCCGCGGAGAACTCGACCTCCGTTACCTATATCCTCGCCGATACGATACCGGATATAGTGCAAGCTGATGCCGTAAAAATAAGGCAGGTCATTTTGAATCTAACCCACAACGCAATCAAGTTCACAAAAAATGGATACGTAGAGATTCGAGCGGAATTGCAAGACAGCTACGAGCAGCCAACATTGAGAGTAACAATCAAAGATTCAGGAATTGGCATGACGGCAAGAGAATGCGAAACAATCTTCCAACCATTTGTTCAAGGCAATCGTAAAATACATGGCCGCTTCGGAGGCACCGGTCTGGGTTTATCCATTTGCAAACAGCTTGTCGAAGCGATGCACGGTACAATCAATTTTTATAGCGAACCGGAGAAAGGCTCAACGTTCTGGTTCGCCATTCCAATCAAACTGAAATAG